The following proteins are co-located in the uncultured Methanobrevibacter sp. genome:
- the rsmA gene encoding 16S rRNA (adenine(1518)-N(6)/adenine(1519)-N(6))-dimethyltransferase RsmA has protein sequence MTNESLSKTTKNILNKHGIKLNKNLGQNYLIDKNKRDQIINFGNLTKNDVVLEIGTGIGTLTIEIAKRAGKVIAIEQDTKIANILKERLEEEKIDNVELINDDALNVDFPKFNKIISNLPYQISSPITFKFLQYDFDLAVLMYQKEFARRMNGQVATKDYSRLSAMLYFKCDVTTLTDVSSESFIPKPKVDSTVVGLTPKENKISADEFKVYSNYTKALFQHRNKKIRNALIDSRHVICALDKKEMKNKINSIENDEINEYLKKRVVAIEPEEILYLSGELNRILNG, from the coding sequence TTGACTAATGAGTCTTTATCTAAAACAACTAAAAACATTTTAAATAAGCATGGGATAAAACTGAATAAAAATCTCGGTCAGAATTATTTGATTGATAAAAATAAAAGAGACCAGATTATTAATTTTGGAAATCTCACAAAAAATGATGTTGTACTGGAAATCGGAACAGGTATTGGAACTTTAACAATCGAAATTGCAAAAAGAGCCGGGAAAGTAATAGCTATTGAACAGGATACAAAAATAGCTAATATTTTAAAGGAAAGGCTTGAAGAAGAAAAAATCGATAATGTAGAGCTGATAAATGATGATGCACTGAACGTTGATTTTCCTAAATTCAACAAGATCATCTCAAATCTACCTTATCAAATCTCATCACCAATCACTTTTAAATTTTTACAATACGATTTTGACCTTGCCGTTTTAATGTATCAGAAGGAATTTGCAAGGCGAATGAACGGTCAGGTCGCAACTAAAGACTATTCAAGATTATCTGCAATGCTTTATTTTAAATGTGACGTTACAACATTAACTGATGTAAGCTCAGAAAGCTTTATTCCAAAGCCGAAAGTTGATTCGACCGTTGTCGGCCTAACTCCAAAAGAAAATAAAATCAGTGCCGACGAGTTTAAGGTCTATTCAAATTATACAAAAGCACTCTTTCAGCACAGAAACAAAAAAATCCGCAATGCATTAATCGACTCCAGACATGTAATCTGCGCTCTTGATAAAAAAGAGATGAAAAATAAGATTAATTCCATTGAAAATGATGAGATAAACGAATATCTTAAAAAAAGAGTAGTGGCTATCGAACCTGAAGAGATACTGTACCTGTCAGGTGAACTGAACCGTATTTTAAACGGGTAG
- a CDS encoding HemK2/MTQ2 family protein methyltransferase, giving the protein MSEFILNTDENVYIPAEDSYLLAENLEIKEGASVLEIGTGSGIVAMYASRLTDKIAVTDINFDACELARKNFEDNNIENIEILFGNLFEPVKNRKFDVILFNTPYLPTEEDEVIDSNLNYAFDGGLNGRKVIDLFLNEVPNHLNDGGIVQMIQSSFSDNDLTLQRFDELGFIAEIKAKEHFFFEDITLINAYKI; this is encoded by the coding sequence ATGAGCGAATTTATTTTAAATACTGACGAGAATGTTTATATTCCTGCTGAAGACAGTTATTTGCTTGCTGAAAATTTAGAAATTAAAGAAGGTGCAAGCGTTTTGGAAATCGGAACAGGTTCGGGAATTGTGGCAATGTATGCATCCAGACTGACAGATAAAATTGCCGTAACCGACATCAACTTTGACGCATGCGAACTTGCAAGGAAAAACTTTGAAGACAATAATATTGAAAACATTGAAATTCTATTTGGAAATCTCTTTGAACCTGTAAAAAATAGAAAGTTTGATGTAATTTTATTTAATACTCCATATCTACCTACCGAAGAAGACGAAGTTATTGACAGCAATTTAAATTATGCATTCGACGGTGGATTAAATGGTAGGAAAGTTATAGATCTATTTTTAAATGAAGTGCCAAATCATTTAAATGATGGAGGAATTGTCCAGATGATACAGTCTTCATTTTCAGACAATGATTTGACATTGCAGAGATTTGACGAACTGGGCTTTATTGCTGAAATCAAAGCCAAGGAACATTTCTTTTTTGAAGATATTACATTAATCAACGCGTATAAAATATGA
- the dapF gene encoding diaminopimelate epimerase, whose protein sequence is MVDLKGLKFSKMHGIGNDFPIIDESKGEVIPEADKPEACRILCHRNFGVGGDGVLFVEPSEVADIGYRMFNPDGSEAEMCGNGIRCFGDFVYRKGILKQEKMTVETRAGIKTIEITLENDEPVLFKVDMGLSTFKTPEIPMTSDKEEFLDGELEVLDTTFNVTAISVGNPHAIIFVDNVDEVDINKYGPAIEAHEVFPEKINVHFVEVISKNEGKMITWERGAGVTLACGTGATSTAISGFKLGLFDENILLHLPGGDLNFTVYEKEEALGAFMEGPAELVFDGEY, encoded by the coding sequence ATGGTAGATTTAAAAGGACTGAAATTTTCAAAAATGCACGGAATAGGCAATGACTTTCCAATAATCGATGAAAGCAAAGGAGAAGTCATTCCTGAAGCAGACAAACCGGAAGCATGCAGAATACTATGTCACAGAAACTTCGGTGTAGGTGGGGACGGAGTACTTTTTGTAGAACCGTCTGAAGTAGCTGACATTGGATACAGAATGTTCAACCCTGACGGAAGCGAAGCTGAAATGTGCGGAAACGGTATAAGATGTTTCGGTGATTTCGTTTACAGAAAAGGTATTTTAAAACAGGAAAAAATGACTGTTGAAACCAGAGCAGGAATCAAAACAATTGAAATTACATTGGAAAATGATGAACCGGTGCTCTTCAAAGTGGACATGGGTTTATCCACATTTAAAACTCCTGAAATTCCAATGACATCTGATAAGGAAGAGTTCCTTGACGGTGAACTTGAAGTTCTCGACACCACTTTCAACGTAACCGCAATCAGCGTCGGAAATCCTCATGCTATAATATTTGTAGATAACGTCGATGAAGTTGACATCAACAAATACGGTCCTGCTATTGAAGCTCATGAAGTTTTCCCTGAAAAAATAAATGTGCACTTCGTTGAAGTCATATCTAAAAACGAAGGTAAAATGATTACATGGGAAAGAGGTGCTGGCGTTACATTGGCATGCGGTACCGGTGCAACTTCCACAGCCATTTCAGGTTTCAAACTAGGTCTGTTTGATGAAAATATATTGCTCCACCTTCCTGGCGGAGACTTAAACTTTACAGTTTACGAAAAAGAAGAAGCTCTTGGAGCCTTTATGGAAGGTCCTGCAGAGCTTGTCTTTGACGGAGAATATTAA
- the lysA gene encoding diaminopimelate decarboxylase, with product MDLNIKVNDKNHLDIGGADAIDIAEEFGTPTYVIDENRIRDNYNRFYSTFSKYYPDFKVFYACKANTNIAVMKILESEGCCIDAVSPGEVHIAKMVGFSGDRILFTGNNITNDELKFVHDEGAVLNIDSVSALKRLAKMVDPEGLKISFRVNPMVGAGHHDHCITGGVMSKFGIMDNEAVEVYTMAKELGFNPVGMHSHIGSGILDPEPFKLAIESTMDIAGKVHQEAGIDFEFVDFGGGVGIPYTPEEKLLDLDKFAEVNIGLFKEKLEEYDMGNPTMYLEPGRYLVGDAAVLLVTVNSVKQSYRKFIGVDAGFHTLLRPAMYDSYHHIVDASRMDAPDTQEVDIAGNVCESGDLFARDRPMPDVEEGDVLGIMNAGAYGFTMSSNYNSRPLTSEILVTDGKCNVVRERETFEDLYAKQSIPPHLK from the coding sequence ATGGATTTAAATATTAAAGTAAACGATAAAAACCATTTAGACATTGGTGGTGCAGATGCAATAGACATCGCAGAAGAATTCGGAACTCCAACCTATGTAATTGACGAAAACAGGATAAGAGATAACTATAACAGATTTTACTCTACTTTTTCAAAATATTATCCTGATTTCAAAGTATTTTATGCATGTAAAGCTAATACCAACATTGCTGTAATGAAAATATTGGAAAGCGAAGGATGCTGCATTGATGCAGTTTCCCCTGGTGAAGTCCACATTGCAAAAATGGTAGGTTTTTCAGGTGACAGAATATTATTCACAGGTAACAACATTACCAATGACGAGTTAAAATTTGTTCACGATGAAGGTGCTGTTTTAAACATCGATTCTGTATCAGCACTTAAAAGATTAGCTAAAATGGTAGATCCTGAAGGACTGAAAATTTCTTTCAGAGTAAACCCTATGGTCGGTGCAGGACACCATGACCACTGTATCACCGGTGGTGTAATGAGCAAATTCGGTATAATGGACAATGAAGCTGTTGAAGTTTATACCATGGCTAAAGAATTAGGATTCAATCCTGTCGGTATGCACTCACACATCGGATCCGGAATTTTAGACCCTGAACCATTCAAACTAGCAATTGAATCCACAATGGACATTGCAGGTAAAGTTCACCAGGAAGCCGGAATTGACTTTGAATTCGTTGATTTCGGTGGAGGTGTAGGAATTCCATACACTCCTGAAGAAAAACTTCTTGATTTGGACAAATTTGCAGAAGTCAACATAGGATTATTCAAAGAAAAACTTGAAGAATATGACATGGGCAACCCAACAATGTATCTCGAACCTGGAAGATACCTTGTCGGAGATGCGGCTGTACTTTTAGTAACAGTAAACAGCGTAAAACAAAGTTACAGAAAATTCATCGGTGTAGATGCAGGTTTCCACACACTCTTAAGACCTGCAATGTATGACTCATACCACCACATCGTAGATGCAAGCAGAATGGACGCTCCAGATACTCAGGAAGTGGACATTGCAGGTAACGTATGTGAATCCGGAGATTTATTTGCACGTGACAGGCCAATGCCTGATGTAGAAGAAGGAGACGTATTAGGTATAATGAATGCCGGAGCATACGGATTTACAATGTCATCCAACTACAATTCAAGACCTTTAACTTCTGAAATATTAGTTACTGACGGTAAATGCAATGTAGTACGTGAAAGAGAAACCTTTGAAGACTTATATGCAAAACAAAGCATTCCACCACATTTAAAATAA
- a CDS encoding NUDIX domain-containing protein, which produces MKKAYGLTVRGIIKDNDKILLVKRHPKSRTDPEMWELPGGKIEKGEFFADALVREIKEETNLDVKVGDFCDAVQNDYMHKRTVQIMMYFDNVEGEIKISDEHTDWMWASLDEIRTLEISTSLKKLLKKRDWEI; this is translated from the coding sequence ATGAAAAAAGCTTATGGACTTACCGTTAGAGGAATAATTAAAGACAATGATAAGATTTTACTCGTAAAAAGACATCCGAAAAGCAGAACCGACCCTGAAATGTGGGAACTTCCAGGAGGCAAGATTGAAAAGGGCGAATTTTTCGCAGATGCACTTGTACGTGAAATTAAAGAGGAAACAAACCTTGACGTTAAGGTTGGTGATTTTTGCGATGCAGTTCAAAACGATTATATGCACAAGCGTACCGTGCAGATTATGATGTATTTTGATAATGTTGAAGGTGAGATAAAAATCAGTGATGAGCACACAGACTGGATGTGGGCAAGTCTGGATGAAATCAGAACCCTTGAGATTTCAACATCACTTAAAAAATTATTGAAAAAAAGAGATTGGGAAATTTAA
- a CDS encoding acetylornithine transaminase, whose product MNTQDLIKIEDDYFINTFTRQPVVLDHGEGVKVWDIDGNEYLDMFAGIAVNALGHNHPALVKAIQDQAEKLIHISSIYYNEPALIYAKKLIDKTSFDRIFYANSGAEANEGAIKLAVKYTGKSEIISTVDSFHGRTLMTLAATGHEEYHEPFKAVIPEGFINVPYNDIDAIKDAITENTAAIIVEPIQGEGGVNVPDKDYLKQIEEICHEKDIVFIVDEVQTGFGRCGTLFAHELFDVKPDIMTMAKGIGGGVPMGGILATEKVASAFVPGDHGTTFGGGPLVCAAANAVLDTFDEENILDNVNEVGEYFISELKKLDKEIIADVRGKGLMVGLELTQPGAEYVDKLREAGFLINCTSGNVLRFVPPLIITKEEIDQFVKALDEIL is encoded by the coding sequence ATGAATACTCAGGATTTAATTAAGATTGAAGATGATTATTTTATCAATACTTTTACAAGACAACCAGTTGTCCTAGACCATGGTGAAGGTGTTAAAGTATGGGATATAGATGGAAATGAATATTTGGACATGTTTGCAGGTATTGCAGTTAATGCTTTAGGTCACAATCATCCTGCATTAGTTAAAGCTATTCAGGATCAGGCTGAAAAACTTATTCACATTTCAAGTATCTATTACAATGAACCTGCTTTGATTTACGCTAAAAAATTAATCGATAAAACCAGTTTTGACAGAATATTTTATGCAAACAGCGGTGCTGAAGCAAACGAAGGAGCTATTAAATTAGCAGTCAAATACACCGGAAAAAGCGAAATCATCTCAACTGTAGATTCATTCCACGGAAGAACATTAATGACACTTGCAGCTACAGGTCATGAAGAATATCATGAGCCATTCAAGGCTGTTATTCCTGAAGGATTTATTAATGTGCCTTACAATGACATTGACGCTATTAAAGATGCTATTACAGAAAATACTGCAGCAATCATTGTTGAACCTATTCAGGGTGAAGGCGGAGTAAACGTTCCTGATAAAGATTACTTAAAACAGATTGAAGAAATCTGTCATGAAAAAGACATTGTTTTTATTGTAGATGAAGTTCAGACAGGATTCGGAAGATGCGGAACATTGTTTGCTCATGAACTCTTTGACGTAAAACCTGACATAATGACAATGGCTAAAGGAATAGGCGGAGGAGTCCCAATGGGCGGAATCCTTGCAACCGAAAAAGTAGCCAGTGCATTTGTACCTGGAGATCACGGAACCACATTCGGTGGAGGTCCTTTAGTATGTGCAGCAGCAAATGCCGTACTGGATACTTTTGATGAAGAAAACATTCTTGACAATGTTAATGAAGTCGGTGAATACTTCATCAGCGAACTTAAAAAATTGGATAAGGAAATTATAGCTGATGTAAGAGGTAAAGGTTTAATGGTCGGTTTGGAGCTGACCCAACCTGGAGCAGAATATGTTGACAAGCTCAGAGAAGCAGGATTTTTAATTAACTGTACTTCAGGCAATGTCTTAAGATTCGTTCCACCACTAATAATTACAAAAGAAGAAATAGACCAGTTCGTTAAAGCTTTAGATGAAATATTATAG
- a CDS encoding peptidylprolyl isomerase, whose product MKVATIETDKGNIVLELFPNEAPGTVANFEKLIKEGFYDGLTFHRVIPDFVIQGGCPRGDGTGGPGYTIKCETEGNPHKHGTGALSMAHAGKDTGGSQFFITHSPQPHLDGVHTVFGQVIEGQDVVNAIRQGDKMNRVTVEDR is encoded by the coding sequence ATGAAAGTCGCAACTATTGAAACTGATAAAGGGAATATCGTTTTAGAACTGTTCCCGAATGAAGCACCTGGAACTGTAGCTAACTTTGAAAAATTAATCAAAGAAGGTTTCTATGATGGATTAACATTCCACAGAGTTATTCCTGATTTTGTAATTCAGGGAGGCTGTCCTAGAGGAGACGGTACAGGCGGACCAGGTTACACTATCAAATGTGAAACTGAAGGAAACCCTCATAAACACGGTACCGGTGCTCTATCCATGGCACATGCAGGTAAAGACACTGGTGGAAGCCAATTCTTTATTACCCACTCCCCACAGCCACACTTAGATGGTGTACACACCGTATTCGGTCAAGTTATTGAAGGCCAAGACGTTGTAAACGCTATCCGTCAGGGAGACAAAATGAACAGAGTGACCGTTGAAGATAGATAA
- a CDS encoding MFS transporter, whose amino-acid sequence METKNIILIICTILSFFTVFAVNGVTIVIPSIAAEYGMSNIIQNWVTIIFLLVVAVLSVPAGQISGKYGLKKVTIFNLILFIIISIANVFVTSQEQFLICRFILGISLAFINVTSMAIIVSSFPGEERGKALGINITGVYLGLSLSPVLGGILNYNLGWRSVVLFAVPFMFVILLLLLTKIDKEWTSFENFPLDIKGSLAYAVGMVLFMYGFTVLNTTTGIILTILGIIILVVFALIELKEDYPVFDVRFFKNHKFLSANFASLCAYLATYAVTTILNYHLQYIKGFDSQTAGMMLLVAPLCQVVLAPIAGRLSDKFVPQILAAIGMGLGTVSLFLFSSLDSATPMLFLFVAMIIYGIGFGLFSPPNTNVIMGSVPPKDNSIASAAVATMRTVGQAMSMGILTLVFAFVMGNVPMIEQYYPLLISSCQITCLICIVLCIASVFASFVGIKSSDAS is encoded by the coding sequence ATGGAAACCAAAAATATAATATTAATTATCTGTACGATACTGTCATTTTTCACGGTTTTTGCTGTAAACGGAGTTACAATCGTTATTCCGTCAATTGCAGCTGAATACGGAATGAGCAATATTATTCAAAACTGGGTTACTATTATCTTTTTATTAGTTGTGGCTGTGCTGTCGGTTCCGGCAGGCCAGATTTCAGGAAAATACGGCCTTAAAAAAGTCACAATATTCAATTTAATTCTTTTTATAATTATTTCAATAGCCAATGTTTTTGTAACATCTCAGGAGCAGTTTCTGATCTGCAGATTTATTCTGGGAATTTCATTGGCATTTATTAATGTAACTTCAATGGCAATAATCGTTTCATCATTTCCCGGAGAAGAGCGCGGAAAAGCATTGGGAATCAATATCACAGGAGTTTATCTAGGACTGTCCCTATCACCGGTTCTTGGTGGAATTCTGAATTATAACCTGGGATGGAGATCAGTAGTGCTTTTTGCCGTACCTTTCATGTTTGTGATTTTGCTATTGCTTTTAACAAAAATCGATAAGGAATGGACTTCCTTTGAAAACTTTCCGCTTGATATTAAAGGTTCACTTGCATATGCTGTCGGAATGGTACTTTTCATGTACGGCTTTACAGTACTCAATACAACTACTGGAATCATTTTAACAATTTTAGGAATAATAATTCTGGTTGTCTTCGCTTTAATTGAGCTTAAAGAGGACTATCCTGTATTTGATGTAAGATTTTTCAAAAATCATAAGTTCCTTTCAGCAAATTTTGCATCACTTTGCGCATATCTGGCGACATATGCCGTTACAACAATTTTAAATTATCATCTGCAGTACATCAAGGGATTTGATTCACAGACTGCAGGTATGATGCTGCTTGTAGCACCATTGTGTCAGGTTGTCCTTGCCCCGATTGCAGGAAGACTGTCAGACAAGTTTGTACCGCAGATTCTTGCAGCTATCGGAATGGGATTAGGTACTGTGTCTCTGTTTCTGTTCTCATCACTGGACAGCGCTACTCCAATGCTATTTTTATTTGTGGCAATGATAATATATGGTATAGGTTTCGGACTGTTCTCTCCACCGAATACAAATGTCATTATGGGTTCTGTTCCTCCAAAGGATAATTCAATCGCCTCAGCGGCTGTTGCAACAATGCGTACAGTAGGTCAGGCAATGAGTATGGGAATATTAACATTGGTATTTGCATTTGTGATGGGTAACGTGCCTATGATTGAGCAATACTATCCTCTGCTGATAAGCAGCTGTCAGATAACCTGTCTGATTTGTATTGTATTGTGTATAGCATCTGTATTTGCTTCATTTGTGGGAATCAAATCCAGTGATGCAAGTTAA
- a CDS encoding DNA glycosylase yields MIIKAPIDLDLTQLSGQTSQPPWIFDGNSYREVVRVNDEAVLFDVAQSGDYLDFNFEGNVKESDAVSRLKYIYDLDFDLDKFYRYLSNYDELCEMSEFCNGLRLFLAKDPFECIISSICSANNSIKRWTKSMSDMKSKWGTNYFNDFYTFPDKSVVRDLYEDDEEELLICGKCQGDNLKECGVGYRAPYMKKASEMFTLEMDLSEIPKMSYDEAFETILKVPGVGPKVADCILLYGFNFKEAFPSDVWIKRIVSYLYFDGKDISVPKVREFGMEEFGDYAGYVQLYMFHYARKSGLMAKLK; encoded by the coding sequence ATGATAATCAAAGCACCTATTGACTTGGATTTGACACAGCTGTCAGGTCAGACTTCACAGCCTCCATGGATTTTTGATGGAAATTCATACAGGGAAGTTGTCAGAGTCAATGATGAAGCGGTTCTTTTTGATGTAGCTCAATCCGGCGATTATCTTGATTTTAATTTTGAAGGAAACGTTAAAGAAAGTGATGCAGTTTCAAGACTAAAATACATTTACGATTTGGACTTTGACCTGGATAAGTTTTACAGATACCTCTCCAATTATGATGAACTTTGTGAAATGTCCGAGTTCTGCAACGGTTTAAGACTGTTTCTGGCAAAAGACCCCTTTGAGTGCATTATTTCATCAATATGCTCAGCGAATAATTCCATTAAAAGATGGACAAAGTCAATGAGTGATATGAAAAGCAAATGGGGTACAAATTATTTCAATGATTTTTACACATTTCCGGATAAATCAGTAGTTCGTGATTTGTATGAAGACGATGAAGAGGAACTTCTCATTTGCGGAAAATGTCAGGGAGATAACCTTAAAGAGTGCGGTGTAGGATACAGGGCACCATATATGAAAAAGGCTTCTGAAATGTTTACACTTGAAATGGACCTTTCGGAAATTCCAAAAATGTCATATGATGAAGCATTTGAAACAATTCTGAAGGTTCCGGGCGTCGGTCCGAAAGTGGCAGACTGCATTCTGCTTTACGGATTCAACTTTAAAGAGGCTTTTCCAAGTGATGTCTGGATTAAAAGGATAGTTTCATACCTTTACTTTGACGGAAAGGATATAAGTGTTCCGAAGGTAAGGGAATTCGGAATGGAAGAGTTCGGAGATTATGCAGGTTATGTGCAGCTTTACATGTTTCATTATGCCCGCAAATCAGGTCTGATGGCAAAGTTGAAGTAG
- the hisF gene encoding imidazole glycerol phosphate synthase subunit HisF encodes MLTKRIIPCLDCDLQVPEGRVVKGVEFKEIKYAGNPVDLATRYYEEGADEVVVLDITASHERRATMADVIDGLTENVFMPICVGGGIRKVDDYIKMLRAGADKCSTNTAAIKNPELLTEASKVVGSQAVVIGIDAKRRYVDHPDDAKDKTVIETEKGYCWFDTSIYGGREFTGIDAIQWAQKCQDLGAGEILLTSMDGDGTQNGYDIELNKTINDAVDIPVIASGGVGEPKHILEVFEKTDVSAALAASIFHFNQYSIGTVKEYLKENNVAVRL; translated from the coding sequence ATGTTGACTAAAAGAATTATTCCTTGCTTAGATTGTGATTTGCAGGTTCCGGAAGGCAGAGTCGTTAAAGGAGTAGAATTTAAAGAGATTAAATATGCCGGAAATCCTGTAGATTTGGCGACACGCTACTATGAAGAAGGAGCTGATGAAGTAGTTGTCCTGGACATTACTGCATCCCATGAGCGAAGAGCAACAATGGCAGATGTAATTGACGGATTAACTGAAAACGTTTTCATGCCTATCTGCGTAGGCGGAGGAATAAGAAAAGTCGACGATTATATTAAAATGCTAAGAGCAGGAGCAGACAAATGTTCAACAAACACTGCTGCAATTAAAAATCCTGAACTGCTGACAGAAGCCTCAAAAGTTGTCGGATCTCAGGCGGTCGTTATCGGAATCGATGCGAAAAGAAGATATGTAGACCATCCTGATGACGCCAAAGACAAAACTGTCATAGAAACTGAGAAAGGATACTGCTGGTTTGATACAAGTATTTACGGAGGACGTGAATTTACAGGTATCGACGCAATACAATGGGCTCAGAAATGTCAGGATTTAGGTGCCGGAGAAATACTTTTGACAAGTATGGACGGTGACGGAACCCAGAACGGCTATGATATTGAGCTTAACAAAACAATCAATGATGCAGTTGACATTCCAGTAATTGCAAGCGGTGGTGTTGGAGAACCTAAACATATTCTTGAAGTGTTTGAAAAAACAGATGTTTCAGCAGCTCTTGCAGCAAGCATATTTCATTTTAATCAGTATTCAATAGGCACTGTAAAGGAATACCTTAAAGAAAATAATGTGGCTGTCCGTTTATGA
- a CDS encoding preprotein translocase subunit Sec61beta, which translates to MAKKDNKISMPQTGAGLVRYFDEESLGPKLSPEHVLIATVIVAIFCFVLRYSA; encoded by the coding sequence ATGGCAAAAAAAGATAATAAGATTTCTATGCCTCAAACTGGTGCAGGTTTAGTAAGATACTTTGATGAAGAAAGTTTAGGTCCAAAACTTTCACCTGAGCACGTATTAATTGCAACAGTTATCGTAGCGATATTCTGTTTCGTTTTAAGATACTCAGCTTAA
- the moaC gene encoding cyclic pyranopterin monophosphate synthase MoaC yields the protein MAEEFTHLTESGVHMVEVGSKPDQKRRAIAQGSIFLDKHTIELIQNEEIKKGNVLTTAQIAGIQAVKNTSSIIPLCHPLALTGIELDFEVKDDEIIARCAVNTLGKTGVEMEAITGVSVALLTVWDMVKAVEKDENGQYPDTRISDIKVIKKEKI from the coding sequence ATGGCAGAAGAATTTACACATTTAACAGAAAGCGGCGTACACATGGTTGAAGTCGGATCTAAGCCTGACCAAAAAAGAAGAGCTATTGCTCAGGGCAGCATATTTTTAGATAAACATACCATTGAGCTAATACAGAACGAAGAAATCAAAAAGGGAAATGTACTTACCACTGCCCAGATTGCCGGAATTCAGGCTGTCAAGAACACCTCTTCAATAATTCCACTTTGCCACCCGCTGGCTTTAACTGGAATTGAGCTTGATTTTGAAGTAAAAGACGATGAAATCATAGCCAGATGTGCAGTCAATACATTAGGCAAGACAGGTGTTGAAATGGAGGCTATTACTGGCGTTAGTGTAGCGCTTTTAACTGTATGGGATATGGTCAAAGCAGTTGAGAAAGATGAGAACGGTCAATATCCGGATACAAGAATTAGTGATATTAAAGTAATCAAAAAGGAAAAAATTTAA